The genomic stretch AACCGGAAATGCTCCAAAATACCCAAAATACAAATGTGCCACCCCCACAAATTGCCCATATCTGCCAAACTTTGGCTCCACCACCACCAGGTCATAATTTTCAGCCCTGGGTTTAATAAACTCCCACGCTTGTTTATACCCGTACTGAAACCCATCGGCGCTAAATTTTGGAAACTGAATATAGTAAGCCACTACAAATACTCCAAAATTAAAGACCAGAAAGGGTATTAATCCCAAAAACCATTTTCTCTTATTTTCAAACAGCCATTTAGCCCCTCCCGCCATAATAATTATCGCCGGCACCAGCATCGAAATATTTCTAACCGAGGTAATTCCACCTACAGTCAAGGCAGGCACTATGGGGCACAATAACAACCAAACTAACAACCACTTAAAATCATTTCCAAAAATTATTTTCCCCTTCCACAATCCGAGTACCACTAATGGTAAGCAACCCAACAAAAACCATCCCTGTTCCAATGGGTAACTGCCCTCAAACAAATCAATCCCATTTCCAAACATTCCCGCCAAATCAATTTGCCCCAAATAATTATTAATCGGACCCGTCCCTGCCGTCCAAGTTTTCCTCAACCAACTATCATGGTTGTTTTTTAAATAATCCTGCAACTGACCGTCAGACAACCACAATTGCGAGCTAGCCCGATTGTTTACATCCCTTCTTTGCACCATCAAAAAATTCAAAAACATTGGCAAAGCAATTATCACCACCAAAACCCACATCGTCCACCATTTTTTAAAAGAAATTTCCTTTTTCCAGATAAAAGGAAGTATCACCGCCAAAAGGGGAGTCAATCCCCATTGAGTGTGATAACCCCAAATTGAAAATCCCAACAACACCCCGGCTAAAACCAAATAAATATTAGTTTTCAAATTTTTATATCGATACATCATCCACACCCCCATCGTCATTACCAGTACCGCTAAGTTCGATTCAAAAGCCATCCGCGACACCGTAATTGCCTTAGGGTTAAGGGCCATCAGCAGTGCCGAGATTATTCCCACCCATGGGTTTACCGACTCTCTGGCCATAAGCCCCACAACCAATACCAAAATCGAGCCTGACAACGCCGATAAAAATCTTACCCCAAGCTCATTATTGCCAAACAAAAAGTTGAAAGGCATATTCAAATACCCATAAAGCGGGGCCTTATAAGTCTGGTGTGACTTAAACGATAGGGGATAAGCCACTCCATGTTCGTCCCTGCCGATCGTCCGCACCGAATAAGAATCAAAAGCAATCGAAATCTCATCATTCCCCAAATGTGGCGGATTAGAGCTCAAATTAACCGTTCTCAATAATAACCCCGCCAAAAATATTAACAATAGTCCGACCCCAAAATACTTATTTTTCATGTCTTATCCCTCTTTGCCACCAAAATATAAGTGCCGGCAATGCCCCTACCAGCGACATATTGCTATCCACCAGTATCCCCAAAGCCGAAGACACCACCACTGTCGCGATCCAAAAAAACTCTTCTTTTTTTGGTTTAGTCAAAAACAACATTCCAAAACCCAAAAATCCGATTGTTCTAACCAAATACACCGGCGACATAATTTTCAAAATATTCATTACCCATAACCTCAAAACCAGCCAATCTCCATAAAATATATTTCGAACCCGATAGGGGACAACCACATCATTTTTCCAATAGGTTTCCACCACTTCCAAATTCCCCGGATTTGTAATCACCATTTTTTCCAAATTAAAACTATATTCAAATGGTCTTAAATTTATGGTAAAAAAATGGTTAATATTTAGATTAATTAAAAACACAATCGGCATTACCAATACCAAAAAATATTTATTTCTTTGAGCCACCAACCACAAAACAATCACCGCCAACCCCACTTTCCAATCCATTTCAAAAAATTTCCAAAAAATTGGCGCCCCACCCAATACCACCATCATCAACCCCGTCCAAAACACGTTTTTTGCATCAATCCTTCTTTTATTCCCCACCACATATATTACCTCGTAAACGGCCTCACCCAAAGGATTTCTTGAGATATACCAGATAGTATCACACTACCCTATAAAATTTTTCAAAACGAGTTATAATCTGTCTCATGAAAAGAAATCTCTCACTACCTCTGTTAGTTGCAATTTTTACCTTCGTTTTTTTGCAAGCCCCTCTCAAAGTCTCCGCCCAGAGCCGCCCCGCATTTTCCGGCCTCAATTTTTATTACGGTGATCTCCACGCCCACAGCGGCTATTCTTCCGACGGCGTCGGCCGGCCAGAAACTGCCTACGACAACGCCATAAACAACAGAAACGACTTTTTTGCCCTCACCGAACACGACGAAGCCTTTGTTACCAATCCCGACCTCTGTCTCAAGGCCGTCGACAGCTCCAAAATCGGTACCCCTCAGTTTCAGTGCGCTCAAAGAGAAACCGTTGGCACTACCCAATAATGGCAAAATCTAAAAAGCATTGCCCAAGATAAAAATATTTCCGACCAATTTGTTGCCCTCTACGGTTTTGAGTGGACCCACACCGGCGGCCATATCAACGTCCTTGAAGCCCCAAACTTTACCACCCCTCCCTATACTCTGGATAACTTTTACACCTACCTCAGCCAACATCCGGACAAAAACACCCTCTTTGCCATGTTCAACCACCCCTTCAATGGTTCCGATTTCAGACTTCCGGTCAACAGCACCGATCTGTCAACTATATTCACTTACCGTTCTACCATTGCCCCCTATACCTATATGGTCGAAACCAACGCTTTTGCCTCTCATTTTCCCAAAGCTCTAAAGAAAGGTTACAAGCTTGGTGCCACCGGTTATGGCGATAACCACAATGTCGCCAACGCCGGTTCCCGTCGCTACGGAG from Candidatus Shapirobacteria bacterium encodes the following:
- a CDS encoding PHP domain-containing protein; translated protein: MKRNLSLPLLVAIFTFVFLQAPLKVSAQSRPAFSGLNFYYGDLHAHSGYSSDGVGRPETAYDNAINNRNDFFALTEHDEAFVTNPDLCLKAVDSSKIGTPQFQCAQRETVGTTQ
- a CDS encoding glycosyltransferase family 39 protein, with protein sequence MKNKYFGVGLLLIFLAGLLLRTVNLSSNPPHLGNDEISIAFDSYSVRTIGRDEHGVAYPLSFKSHQTYKAPLYGYLNMPFNFLFGNNELGVRFLSALSGSILVLVVGLMARESVNPWVGIISALLMALNPKAITVSRMAFESNLAVLVMTMGVWMMYRYKNLKTNIYLVLAGVLLGFSIWGYHTQWGLTPLLAVILPFIWKKEISFKKWWTMWVLVVIIALPMFLNFLMVQRRDVNNRASSQLWLSDGQLQDYLKNNHDSWLRKTWTAGTGPINNYLGQIDLAGMFGNGIDLFEGSYPLEQGWFLLGCLPLVVLGLWKGKIIFGNDFKWLLVWLLLCPIVPALTVGGITSVRNISMLVPAIIIMAGGAKWLFENKRKWFLGLIPFLVFNFGVFVVAYYIQFPKFSADGFQYGYKQAWEFIKPRAENYDLVVVEPKFGRYGQFVGVAHLYFGYFGAFPVEAMQKRTDGDGTRIGKYWFKEVDWNREELKPKSLYVVSVINPIAGEAGGKLSLLEEIKKPGGEVQFLIYEVN